The sequence GCCGAGAAACGCACAGATTCGGACAGGTGAACGCGCTCTCAGAAAAATGAAAGCAACAAATGTTGACCCAACCAATCAGCGCGCGTACGTTCCCAGCGAGCCGCCGGAAGCCGGACCGCGGCTGAACTCGGCTGCCGTAGCGTCATGTTGAAGCAAGCTCCCACCACCCCCCACCACAGGAGCGCGCCATGCACACTGACCCAACCGCGGCCGTGGGACGAGGACATGTCCCCCGGTTGCGCGGAATCCTGCTGTCGGCCGTCGCTGCGCTCGCGCTCGTGGTCGGCGTGCTGATCAGCCTGCCCGGCACGTCGGCGCACGCCGCCGACTCGCTGCCGTGCGACATCTACGCCGCCGCGGGCACCCCGTGCGTGGCCGCGCACAGCACCACCCGCGCCCTCTACGCCTCGTACAACGGCCCGCTGTACCAGGTGACCCGGGCCTCCGACGGGGCCAAGACCGACATCGGGCTGCTGGCGCAGGGCGGTTACGCGAACGCCGCCACGCAGGACTCGTTCTGCGCGGACACCACGTGCAGCATCAGCAAGGTCTACGACCAGTCGCCCCGGCACAACGACCTCGACCCGGGGCCGGCCGGCACCGCGGGCAGCGCGGACCGGGGCGCCGACGCGAGCGAACTCGCCGTCACCGCCGGCGGTCACAAGGCGTACGGCATCTGGATCTCACCGGGCGTCGGCTACCGCTCGAACGGCGCCGCGTCCGGCACCGCGGTCAACGGCCAGCCCGAGGGCGCGTACATGGTGGCCAGCGGCACCCACGTCGGCTCCGACTGCTGCTTCGACTACGGCAACGCCGAGTCCACCGCGGCCGACACCGGCAACGGCCACATGGACGCCGTGTCCATCGCGACCACCTGCTACTTCGCACCGTGCACCGGCTCGGGCCCCTGGGTCGAGGCGGACATGGAGAACGGCATGTTCCAGGGCGACAACGGCTCCAACACCGCCAACGCCGGGAACAACAGCACCTTCGTCACCGCCGTGCTGAAGAACAACGGGCAGACGACGTA comes from Streptomyces sp. NBC_00448 and encodes:
- a CDS encoding arabinofuranosidase catalytic domain-containing protein, producing MHTDPTAAVGRGHVPRLRGILLSAVAALALVVGVLISLPGTSAHAADSLPCDIYAAAGTPCVAAHSTTRALYASYNGPLYQVTRASDGAKTDIGLLAQGGYANAATQDSFCADTTCSISKVYDQSPRHNDLDPGPAGTAGSADRGADASELAVTAGGHKAYGIWISPGVGYRSNGAASGTAVNGQPEGAYMVASGTHVGSDCCFDYGNAESTAADTGNGHMDAVSIATTCYFAPCTGSGPWVEADMENGMFQGDNGSNTANAGNNSTFVTAVLKNNGQTTYALKGGNSQSGGLSTWWNGSLPTRGGYMPMQQEGGIILGTGGDNSNRNMGTFFEGVMVSGYPTDAAEDAVQANVVSVGYSGETNIPNGPQGTITGPGGQCVDVAADDTGTDGSAVQLWNCQSYAEDQYWTHHTNGSLSTIGRCLDIIGNGTANGTEVELWDCNGVGGQVWQQQSDGSLFNPQSGRCLDSPNGATDNGTRLRIWDCNGSAAQKFTLN